A segment of the Triticum urartu cultivar G1812 chromosome 1, Tu2.1, whole genome shotgun sequence genome:
CCCCCGCCAGCTGCCGCCGAGGCCACCTGCGGCCGCCCAGCACGCAGGGCAGCACCATCGCTGCCCTGACCCCACGCACCTCCCCGCCACCCCCGTGGACCAGAGCCGGTGCGCCTCTGCTGGACCGCCGCCACAGGCCGACGGTCCGCCTCATCACCAGATCCGGGCGCTAGGGCCCCGGATCCGCCACCTCACGGGCTGCCGCCGGACGACCTCCGCGGGGGAGGAGCACGTCGACACCGCCACGTCCTGGGGCCGCCGCCCCAGCGTTCCATCGCCGACGAGCAAGCCGCAGGCAACCCCGCGACCGCCGGCCACCTCCACGGGGCGTCgcgcccagccgccgccgcgccaaATCCAGCCGCGGCCGGCCAGATCCGCCCCCACGCACCTTCTGCAGCCACGCCAGCCGTCACCACAAGGCAAGGCCACCGGACGGACGCCAGATGCGGCGAGTCCCCTTGCTCGCACGGCAACCGGCCGCCGGAAGAACATGGCCCGCCGCCGCTGTCTCCGCACGGGCTTTGCCCGACAAAggccgccggcggcggcgaggagaggGAGCGGCCGCTCTGGCCGGATCTGGGGTCGCCGCCCGAGTCGCCCCAGGGAGAGAGCGACGCGGGGGCCTTTCGTGAGACAGCGATGCCCAGGGTGTCGAGTCCGTCCAACAAATTCACAGGCAACGAATACATCATATTAATCTCAGTCCTCTTGCTCAATCTCCCGATCAGCCAGCCGAGCTTCTCCAGGATAAATAATAAGTGCATGTGATCAAAACAGGTTGCCGACACAAGTAGTAGCAGCAAAAAATCCACACCAATATGTACACGGATTCACAGGCTTTAGATGCTTTTACATGTTTGGGTATGCCCAATCTCCGCCACAGCTTTACATTTGTACTGTACAATTCATACTCGTAATTCTCCAAAGACTTTGCCCGCTAAGCAGAAACACAAACAAACTCAGGGAGCTGATGAAGCCCCATACACCATCATTTCAGCTTATTATTCACACATCCTCAGCATGGAGAGCAAACTGTCAAGCAGAAACAAACAACATTACACATTGTAAAAAACAATTACATGGATATAATTTTCAAAGACAGTTTAAATTCATTCGGTGTCTCTACAACTTCGGTTTCTTGGACTAGAACTTTGGTGTATCAGTATAGATAGGGAATGCAAAATGATGTTATAATTTTGACGCTACCAAGTAATTTGCTTTGTCAAGCCCTTCTGACCCCCTAACTGGCACAGTAAAAGATCCACCCCTAATATATAGTTTCGAGTTCAGATCCACCAAATTGAAGGAAACAAAGGTATTTCCCTGCAGTGAAAGAATGTTGTATGTACAAAGAGGTGAGCAAAAACTTACGGCCAATCAAAGAATTAGGTCTTTCATGCATTTGTACCCACTCAGGAAAGGACTCTCTAGATTCATAGCTTCGTATCAGTAAATGCAGCAATGGTGGGTCTGTAAGTTCGTATGGAAGACATCCCATCTTATTTGTTGAATTTTATATGAAGTACTAACACCTACATCTCCTTAATGTGTATCATCATCTACTAAGTTGACATTCATCGCAAAACTGATGCGTCAAATCAAGTCCATATAAAATGACCATAAAGCGTTTAAGCTGGTTCAAGCCCGCTAGTGAGCTTTAATCATCTTTCACCACATTAACCTCAGCAAGGCTCTGACACTAAGCAGCGAACCATGCCTTTTTTCCATGGCTAACAAGAACAGGGTACAGTTGGGTTGCAGTATGCCACTTACAAATTCCAAAAAATAGAGGTACACCACACAATTAACCATGCCTACAATTATACAAACCCAGTAACTGTGCTTTAATTTATGTGCTAAGCTTAAAAAATTTAGTAGGCTATTCTACCATATATATTGGGAGAAACTTAGCCAGAGCAAGTCTAGTGTATTACAGAACTATAAAGTTAACTCCACACAGAAAAGATGTGCAATGTTGTAAATCTACTCAATAAAAGGCATGTTACAAAACTTTGATGAGGGTTGGTTTCGACGAACCATGTCCTAGTTAATAGCTTACCTAGAAAACTACCAGAAACATCAAACACACATAGTTCAAGTGTCAAAATGATAGTGTTAATATTcattactactccctccgttccaaaatagatgatccaactttgtactaactttagtacaaagttgggtcatctattttagaacggagggagtagatcgCAACCAACAACATAACTACAGAAAACAGAATAAACGACAATAAACAACAGAATGCAGAAACAACCATACCAGCATACTCTTCCTTATGGCTCAGCACTCCTAACTTTGATCTCCATTAGTTTCTCAACAGGCTGTCTGCATATGGGGCATTTATTTGATTGGAGCCTTAGAGCTTGTGCACATTCACTGCACATACACTGTACAACATAGGACCAATCAGATAACAAAGTGAGATCTGAGAAAGCAAAAGTATAACTGCAGGCTACAATTAGTTATCTTACCAAATGCCTGCAAGGAAAAACAGCAGTGTCCCTTGGCTCTGTCAGGCAGATAACACATTCTTTCCCCATGCCATCATCATCAGCATCAGGAACATCAGCTTCCGTGGAGTTGACAATCCCATATATTTCTTTCAGCTCATAGCGCACACCATTAATCCACAATATTTGCTTGACAACTTTGACTTGAAGATCGTCGTTATGTTTCTCTATAACAGCAAGTGTAATTTGTGCCCGTGTGGGGTTTACTGTTTGACCACCTTCCTCTGGAGATGGAGAAGCTTCCGCATAAACTACCAGTGGGTATACTTCCTCTGAAGGATTTGAAAGCTCATCCAGAGAAAAGAAACCCAGATCAATTCCAGATCCAGAGGGCTGGACATAAttttgagccaatcctttttggAAAGGTATCTTTGTTGGTGTCTGCAAGTCTGGGTACACTGAAGAAAAATTGCAATCTTTTCCTTCCTTGGCAAAGTAATGTATAACTAAACTGCAATACACAAAAATAAGTATAAATATGGTCATAAACATTAAAGAAAGCTGGAATATTAACCAGACTTGGATTTTATAATTTTAAACAGGCTTGAATATGATCAAAACGACCAGATAAAATTTCACCTAGTAAAATGGATTTTACAACTTCTATAACGAGTCAATATGTCATGTACCCACGAGAACTAATGTAAAATATGTTACACCTATGCTGCAGAAGTTCAAAAGGAACTACAATTGCAGGTGATGTACAAACCCCGCATACAACATTTTTTAACATCTTATAAATTTTAAATAACCCCTCCCTTTAGAGGGTTTCAGTTCAGATTAAGTACACTAATCGAGCAATGCCTGTAACTCCATCTTTTCTAATCTATCCTTCACGTTTGATACAAAGGTGAATAAGAAGTCAATAATTCATGAGATTGAAAAGCTACCCTTCACTGCTCAAAGATTAAGAGCCTGTTTGGGACTGCTCTACTCCGTAAATTCCAGCTCCACTCTCAAAACCACAATCCAAACAGGGTAGCTCCATGATGTCCCACTCCGCAAAAAAAAACTCAAATCTGGGGGACAGCTCCGTATTTTTCGTGTAGCTCTTCAGGAGGTGCTCCAAAAACTCTAGTTTCAGGAGTCCTCATGGAGTTGGGACACTGCCATTGGTAAGTGGATAACGGTTTGTTTCTTTTTGAGGACCGGTACCCCACACGCACGCAACCCCTCCTTATCCGTGTATCCCTTCATTCTCCTCCACATCACGAACAGGGCGCTGCTCCACACCCCTAGCACCGCCACCGCCACGACGACAACGCTAGAGAGACGACCACCGGAATGGATAGATCCAATGGCCCTCTTCCTCCCACCCCCAGTTTCTCAGCCCCCCTCGAGCCTCCGAGCCACGGCCCAGCGAGGAGGGCCATGGCTGCCCAAGCTTCGGCTTCGGCCGGGCACATCACCGGCTTGGTCAGCAACGACCAGACCGCCGCCCCAGCAAAACCTGGGGCACAATCTTTCCCACCAAAATTCGCATTCTTGAAGCTGGAGCTAGCTAGAAGCCAAACTCTATGGTGGAGCTGCAACTCCTGGGTGGAACTACTTCAAAGTGGATTTGGTGGAGTGGAACTGATTTTGGAAGGATGGAGCAGTCCCAAACAGGCTCTAAGCTTCACATAGGTCAATTTTGTAGTATCCAAATTCCAACAAGAGTTTTAGCCTAAAATATGTGCTGTAGGCTGTAGCCACCCCTAGGAGAACAAAACCCTGCTATACAGGTCAGCAAGTAGGCAGTAGCTACACAATTTAGACCAGGCAAAACAAATCTAGTCCTGATCTCAGCGTTGGAGACAGCCAATTCTCACCTGCCGTCGGTGACCGCGTCGAAGGTGAAGGAGACGAGGCGGCGGTCAGGGTCGGCGGCGTCGGGCACGAGGCGGATGGTGTCCTTGCGCAGGTTGATGTCGTTCTTCACCTTGAGCGCCTGCTGGTGGCCGACGAACTCGGGCGGGGGCCCGGTGAGCGCGGGCATCTGCGACGGCGGCGGCTGGGGCGCGGGGTGCCACGGGCCGTGGTACGCGTGCGGGGGCGGCGGGTGGTGGTGGTTGTAGTAGtacgcggcggcggaggaggagggcccgtggtgcggcggcggcggcgggggcggcgggtaGTTGGAGTAGTGGTgtaggggcggcggcgggggcgggtAGTAGTCGTCCCGCCGGCGGCGGCTGGAGGAGGAACCGCCCATAGCCTCCGGGTGCGGGTCAGGGGAGGTgggaggagcgggaggaggaggcgAGGCTGAGCCGGGGTTGGGGCGGTGGatttgaggaggaggaggaggttgctTAGGCCGCGTGGGAGTGCGGGCGTACGGCGGAGTTGACGCGAGTGGGGAGAGGACTCCGATTGACTTTTTCTGGCGAGGTGAGGGTTTTTTTTTTCACGCGGGGAGATCCCGCGGTGGATGGAAGGAGCTGTCGCTGGCAGCGGCGACTAGCTCTGCCCTGCTCTCGCTCGGCCTGCTTCCGTTGTCACCGTCGGCGCACAGTTAAACGGACCGGGACGGGAAGGGTGCGGGTGGTACATCTTCTCTTTCCCCAAATAGAAGCGTGCTAGTCCGTACCCAAACCGCCCAAGAGGAGAGGGAGGGTAACGTGATCCCACCGAAACGCGTTCTGTCGTTAATAGTAGAATCCGAATTTGTACCCTAAAAAAAAAGAATCCGAATTTGAGCCCATGGATACTTGAATTCATGTGATGTGATGGGATTGCATATTCAAACCCATGGCTTCGTCAACCTTAGAGAAACTCTAATTCATCCCAAACAACAGTTTCTAAAAAACGCCACTCTAACGTCCTTGGGAAGTTGTCAGATTTTTAGCGTTTCCGAGCAACACCCTTGGGAAGTCGGATCCTGCGCATGAACCCTAGAGCGTTCGCTCGGCCCTTTGGTTCAAAAAGTCCTCGTCCACCCGAAAATTGAGATGCTTTGCTCTCTCTTGATCTTTAATTCCAGCTTTTTCTACGGGATGAAGTTCCACTTCCCAACGGCCACATATCCTCGTTGTCATAGACGCAGGCGACGACATCTCTAGAGTAGTATTCGTCGCAACGCTGTTGGCTTCGGCGAGCTATCTCGGCCCATTCCTAATTCAATTGATGTCTCTGTCCATCTCTCGAGCCTCTTCCTGTCGCTACCACCTTGCAGCCAAAGTTCGCGGTTGCCGCCATGCAGCACCTGGCCACCATCCGGCCCACAAGGCTCGCGGTTGGCTCCCATGCCAACGTCGCGCTGACCACCGCGATCTCAATTGCCGATGAGGCCAGAAATCGGATTATGACTCCTCTTCGCCTGCTCAAAGTGTTCACTGTGAGCTCTCGTCGGCAACCACGCTCATTTTGGTGACACACACAAGGTGTTTGATGAAAAGGCTGATAGAGAGAGAACATTTCCCTTGTTTCATGTAATAGTGTCAAATATAACTAAATTGGATTATTATTTTATGCAAAAAGAGGTGTCAATTACAAGAAAATATTGGGAGTCAAGTTTATTTCCAGTGTAGAGGATTTTTGTGGGATTAAGTTTTGAGAGTGGATTTTTCGAACACATTACAGAACATCTCGTGCTGAACAAACATCACCGGAAATcttgaaataaatccagaaaaataCCCTGGTGGACTGATTCCACCACAAAGAATCTACCCATCTAAGCTAGGCTCAATTCCCGGGATGTGTTAAGAGTTAGAGAATGCAATCACCAGCACTAGTTTTGATGTAGTATCTCCCTAAGCGCAAAATAAGCTCACTAAGTTAATACGTATCGGGTGATATTCACATGCTTTCCTAATCCAATTTTTTGAAAAGTCACATTTAAATGTTTCAAAACGTTCAAAAAAATTGTGAATATTCACAAGACATGTGCCTACAAACcataaaaattcaaaacaaaGATTGAGAAACAAAAAAACAAATCCAGATGCTTTGTCTTCTTTTgatattattcatgctagatttGTCTTCTTTTGACATCATTTATGCTAGATATGTCCTTTTTTTTCCAACATGTATTTTGAATTTTGGTCTGAAACTTTTAGATGTTATAGACACTTGTTTTGTGAACATTAACAAAAAAATTACTTATTTTTTAGAAACATTCAAATGTGACTTCAAAATTTGGAGGGAAGCATGTGAAGGGTGGTATCACCTTATATCTGCCCCATCAGACTAGTAGCAAGAGAGGGCACCGAGCAGTAGTAATCACGGTAGCACCTTCCGCAGCTGGACCAGACGGCCATGTTCTCAGCCGTGGAGATCGGAGGAGCAGGTGAGTAGAAATGGTGACAATGAAGTTAAAGACAATGGGAAGTGACTAGGATCAGAGACAAGATAATAAAGTCACTATAAAAAGAAAGATGATAACGGCTACAAATAACGTACTGACTGTAAAAGCAACAAATAGCACACATTCGCAAATGATGTGCTTAACCCACGATTTCTCAGAAGTTGAAGTATATCTTATTAAATTCTCAGATTGTTGAGTAGAGTGGCGAATCCCGTGACCAACCAAAAACAGTATTTTCTCTCCCATGGCAACCAGTTGAAATTTCGGTTGCCGTTTACCTGCGGATCCATTAGGCCGAACCCAAACTATATGCAAGTTGTCATCTTCACAGTAAGTTATCCTTACGAATTACTGGTGGTTCTTATCGAGGTCTGCCAAGAGGGAAGCAAGAATGGCCGTCTTGCCTTCTGATCTATACATGCCGCACTGCTACGGAGTAACTGAGATACTCAAAGTTCCTGCCTGAACTGGAATACCCATCTCAACACGCAAAAAAGTCATCAAGTGTGTTCCCGACtaatgccgtgcttcttcttcatcatcttcattgTTTTCCTCGGCTTGAGACGCCAgcttcacgatgtcttccacacGGATCTTTCCTTCTGCACACACAAGAAATCGTCAGAAACAGTGGGGAAAACTGGACATGTGGTATCATGAGCAGAAAAGAATGTCACAAGCACAAGGACCTTTGTCTTTAGAAAGCTTGCTGATAAGCTCTTGGACGCCTTCTTTCCCTATGGTGTCCTTGAGATAAGCTGCTGCCGCTGCTACTTCTTCAGGAGTCACTTTGCCATCATGATCCCTGCAAATTAGGTACGAACGATATCAGCATGTTGACAAAACATGCTCCAAGTACAGCCAAACATTTTCGTCTACAAAAGAGTACTCCCTCCAATCCATATTAATTGTCGGTaaaacggatgtatctagacaaGCGACAACTAATATGGATCGTAGGGCGTACTATATACTGCATTGAATAGCAATCTTTATCATGTCACATAAGCAAGCACAGGGGCAACTCATGGAGTATCCGAGTAACTAAATTGTAGAATGAATCTGAGATAGGAATATTTCTCACACGTCTTCCAGAAGTTGAGCCATATAAATTAGCTCACCAATTAATTTTGACTTGCCACACAGACTATAAATGTCTGTATCAGCAATAATATATCTGAGTTAAAATCATTTATGTGAACATGGTAGATAAATGCTGCACCAATACTTTCGCCAAAAAAAATGTTACACCGATACTTCACATGGTCGTTACACAGCCAATGAGTACGGAGCACGAAAAGGAGATTCGGAGGATTAAACAACAAAGAAAAACATGATCGATACAGCAGCAGTTCACCCCCCAACTAAAATAAGGGCAAGTTAACCTTCCCCGTGCAGGCCATGTTACACCCCTCTCGCACCCTCAGGGACAACCACCTATTAGCGTTAGTGGAGAGTAGGGACAGTTTTTTACTTGTCTCTGTTATCAGTCACGATAACGGGGTAATTACTGAGAAAAGTAGAGTCCATTATTCTACATCTGCTTCTGTTAGTTATTGCTTAAAAGTAGTTAGTTGTATATTGTAAAATCAGCATTTTTCTGAGAAAAGGTAAATCCCTGGATCAGTGTAGGGGCAATAAAGTGTCGACATATCTGGACCAGAGCAGCATATAAATCATAAGAACAGATATCGAAGAATGGCGATTGACAACTAAACTACCACTTAGGGGTAGGTGGAACACAGTGATCACTGATACAGCTCAATTCCTACAGATTGGCAGGAAACTCAGTACTACCGAAACAACCGCTTCCAGTTTGATCGGATTAGGTCGTAGCCCTCCCTACCTAAACAAACCCTAATGAAGGTCCAACTCCTAGAGGAAATTCACCAGCAGCACAATGCACTAGCTGACTGGCATGCAATTTGAAACGACTTTGATACACATGCAATTGACGTACCTATCAAGCAGTTGCCAGCGGTTTCCGATTTGTGCATCCACGTCATCAATCTCCTTTTCTAACTCCTGAAGCATAGCATCAACCTAAAACAGAGCAAAAAGTAT
Coding sequences within it:
- the LOC125517030 gene encoding probable E3 ubiquitin-protein ligase LUL4, translating into MGGSSSSRRRRDDYYPPPPPPLHHYSNYPPPPPPPPHHGPSSSAAAYYYNHHHPPPPHAYHGPWHPAPQPPPSQMPALTGPPPEFVGHQQALKVKNDINLRKDTIRLVPDAADPDRRLVSFTFDAVTDGSLVIHYFAKEGKDCNFSSVYPDLQTPTKIPFQKGLAQNYVQPSGSGIDLGFFSLDELSNPSEEVYPLVVYAEASPSPEEGGQTVNPTRAQITLAVIEKHNDDLQVKVVKQILWINGVRYELKEIYGIVNSTEADVPDADDDGMGKECVICLTEPRDTAVFPCRHLCMCSECAQALRLQSNKCPICRQPVEKLMEIKVRSAEP